A single genomic interval of Nitrospirota bacterium harbors:
- a CDS encoding DUF4438 domain-containing protein, giving the protein MQLKTNEGQLIKFAVQGGVVYPRCFGWELTRKGESLVLPSVGGITYNVKVGDPVFGLVGDHIEPCVSFSSDPKEPNKDPNRAFNTFSCIGNDAYVISGDAKGARGIVTGHHGGVEHVIVDFDDAILHKLTQDDKILIHAYGQGLSFSEYPDIKIFSLDPKILNVMGIIGGDNGKIEVPVVAVVPGMLMGSGLGHNDVFKGDYDIQTSDFDAIRRLGLDDLRLGDFVLIQDHDSSYGWTYKEGAVTLGIVIHTDSHLAGHGPGVQTIMTCSSGLIVPMIDKKANVGHYLKIGRFR; this is encoded by the coding sequence ATGCAATTAAAGACAAATGAAGGGCAGTTGATTAAGTTTGCTGTGCAGGGGGGTGTTGTGTATCCAAGATGCTTTGGGTGGGAGCTTACAAGAAAAGGTGAAAGTCTTGTATTACCAAGCGTTGGAGGTATTACATATAATGTAAAGGTTGGGGACCCGGTATTCGGTCTTGTTGGTGACCATATTGAGCCTTGTGTATCTTTCAGCAGTGACCCCAAGGAACCCAACAAGGATCCAAACCGTGCATTCAATACCTTTTCATGTATAGGCAATGATGCGTATGTTATTTCAGGTGATGCAAAGGGGGCAAGGGGAATAGTCACAGGGCATCATGGCGGGGTTGAGCACGTAATTGTAGATTTTGATGATGCAATTCTACATAAACTCACCCAGGACGACAAGATACTCATTCATGCTTATGGACAGGGGCTATCCTTTTCTGAATATCCTGATATTAAAATATTCAGCCTTGATCCAAAGATATTAAATGTTATGGGGATAATTGGAGGAGATAATGGGAAAATAGAGGTGCCGGTTGTTGCAGTAGTTCCCGGAATGTTGATGGGTTCAGGTCTGGGTCATAATGACGTTTTTAAGGGGGATTATGATATACAGACTTCAGATTTTGATGCAATCAGGAGATTAGGTCTTGATGATCTTAGACTCGGAGACTTTGTATTAATACAAGACCATGACTCAAGTTATGGATGGACTTACAAAGAGGGGGCAGTAACTCTGGGAATTGTAATACATACAGACAGTCATCTCGCAGGGCATGGTCCGGGTGTGCAGACCATAATGACTTGCAGCAGTGGCCTTATAGTTCCCATGATTGATAAAAAGGCGAATGTGGGACACTATTTGAAGATAGGTCGGTTTAGATAA